Proteins found in one Acidobacteriota bacterium genomic segment:
- a CDS encoding PilT/PilU family type 4a pilus ATPase, which translates to MATIDKLLLALAAKKMDCLVLEPGRRPCLRKGGTDHEVTKTPLDGPVIDRLLREIAPPGEVPEAQEQDRWEFDYAVGQRVFRFFGLNTPNGWLVSVTHDPTAKVPEPPPETMQPPMPEPALFEPPAAGDSLESAPPPQNLWPKGGGGSSAAADSVLTAEAGPSLAEPVQTELPKIEPPQLEPPKVEPTAPTAGAPSPPEVPKIQPTVSPPVLPATETGSPRPSSPEPPATPTEAAQAPPRPVLVTEPPPPVPDPRDETVPPTDPRLEASATGSFEVSDVRPLLVEVIGRGASDLHLAPGQQPRLRIDGTLEILTGYSGPRADVLERLLRDVTPDSAWRELDRVGDTEFAFELEGRGRFRAHLYRDRRGIGGAFRLIPPEILSLEELGLPEITKSLTGLPDGLILVAGSTSSGKTTTLAALLDEINRNRTAHIVTLEEPVEFIFPTRKSLVVQRQIGSDSETYKIALKAALRKDPDVIAVGELRDPETASLALETADTGHLVFSTVHASSAASAVSRLIDQFAPAEQPRIRRMLASSLRAVLHQTLLRRKGGGRVAAYEILLITRSIAELIRNQRSSEIPNAMEQGRKQGMVLRDDALHRLVVMGLVEPREAYRHAQDRPTFQARLRSLEEESGASGDDTA; encoded by the coding sequence TTGGTGCTGGAACCCGGCCGTCGGCCCTGCCTGCGCAAGGGGGGAACCGACCACGAGGTGACCAAGACGCCCCTCGATGGTCCGGTGATCGATCGCCTGCTGCGCGAGATCGCTCCACCGGGCGAGGTCCCGGAGGCCCAGGAGCAGGATCGTTGGGAATTCGACTACGCGGTCGGCCAAAGAGTTTTTCGCTTCTTCGGCCTGAACACTCCCAATGGCTGGCTGGTCTCGGTGACCCACGACCCCACAGCCAAAGTCCCCGAGCCACCGCCGGAGACCATGCAGCCGCCGATGCCGGAGCCGGCCCTCTTCGAGCCGCCGGCGGCCGGCGATTCGCTGGAGAGCGCGCCTCCACCGCAGAATCTCTGGCCCAAGGGCGGCGGCGGCAGCTCCGCCGCGGCCGACTCCGTGCTGACGGCCGAGGCCGGTCCTTCCCTTGCCGAGCCGGTACAGACGGAGCTGCCCAAGATCGAGCCGCCGCAGCTCGAGCCCCCGAAGGTCGAGCCGACGGCACCGACGGCCGGGGCGCCATCGCCCCCCGAGGTACCCAAGATTCAGCCGACCGTCTCGCCACCGGTGCTTCCGGCAACGGAGACCGGATCTCCGCGGCCCAGCAGCCCCGAGCCGCCGGCAACCCCGACCGAGGCCGCTCAGGCACCGCCCCGTCCGGTGCTGGTGACGGAGCCGCCACCGCCGGTCCCAGACCCACGGGACGAGACCGTCCCTCCGACCGACCCTCGTCTCGAAGCTTCCGCCACCGGCTCCTTCGAGGTCTCCGATGTCCGACCGCTCCTCGTCGAGGTGATCGGTCGGGGAGCTTCGGACCTGCACCTCGCCCCGGGGCAGCAGCCGCGACTGCGGATCGACGGCACCCTCGAGATCCTCACCGGCTATTCGGGCCCGCGAGCCGACGTCCTCGAGCGCTTGCTGCGGGACGTCACGCCGGACAGCGCCTGGCGCGAGCTCGACCGCGTCGGCGACACCGAGTTCGCCTTCGAGCTCGAGGGTCGCGGCCGCTTCCGCGCCCACCTCTATCGCGATCGTCGCGGCATCGGCGGTGCCTTCCGGCTGATTCCCCCGGAGATTCTTTCCCTCGAGGAGCTCGGCCTGCCGGAGATCACGAAGAGCCTGACCGGTTTGCCCGACGGCTTGATCCTGGTGGCCGGCTCGACGTCGTCCGGCAAGACCACCACCCTGGCCGCGCTGCTCGACGAGATCAACCGCAACCGGACGGCCCACATCGTGACCCTCGAAGAGCCGGTGGAGTTCATCTTCCCGACTCGCAAGAGCCTGGTGGTGCAACGCCAGATCGGTAGCGATAGCGAGACCTACAAGATCGCCCTGAAGGCCGCCTTGCGGAAGGACCCGGACGTCATCGCCGTCGGCGAGCTGCGCGATCCGGAGACCGCCTCCCTCGCGCTGGAGACCGCCGACACGGGCCACCTGGTGTTCTCGACGGTGCACGCCAGCTCCGCGGCCAGCGCCGTGTCACGGCTGATCGACCAGTTCGCGCCGGCCGAGCAACCGCGCATTCGGCGCATGCTGGCCTCGAGCCTGCGAGCGGTGCTGCATCAGACCCTGCTGCGGCGCAAGGGCGGCGGCCGCGTCGCCGCCTACGAGATTCTCCTGATCACCCGTTCCATCGCCGAGCTGATCCGCAACCAGCGCAGCTCGGAGATTCCGAACGCCATGGAGCAGGGTCGCAAGCAGGGCATGGTGCTGCGCGATGACGCCCTTCACCGGCTGGTGGTCATGGGCCTGGTCGAGCCGCGTGAAGCCTACCGCCATGCCCAGGACCGTCCCACGTTCCAGGCCCGCCTCCGCAGCCTCGAAGAAGAGAGCGGAGCGTCGGGCGACGACACCGCCTAG
- a CDS encoding SLC13 family permease: protein MEVALLAGIVLFTTASFAKQWLPIDVTALTALGLLLLFDLVTPQEAIAGFSNPAVITVMMMFVLSDSLVHSGVVNRLGHRIAHLSGRSMWKAAVLLLLLTGALSAFINNTAAVAILMPVGILIAKHYRISPSKILMPLSFISILGGTCTLIGTSTNLLVSSMAAESGLEPFSIFEFAWVGGLLFVVGGAYLLLVPMRFLPSRSILSSLTRKYHMGAFLTEVKVPADSRLIGKTVAEEEISDRFQLNVLEILRGELKISMDLRNTRIAAGDVLIVRGSMEDILSCKEHYSLLLLSDTKLGDESLSDESNILVEVQLSPTSQLVGQTLKQIDFRKRYGCFVLALNRTGEMIHRKIAFIPLEHWDTLLVFGPRARIEALNGLEDFTPLQEVDVRLRLSRRWWISAAIIPIVVLLAATGVMPILKASILGVVAMLLTRTIQIQQAYKAINWTVIFLIAAVLPIGKAMVNTGLDSLIGDSLAAVGGPYGPVAVLAMMVVFTSLLSEVISNNSAAVMMVPIALSVASTLGVDPKPLLMGITFAASMSFMTPIGYQTNTMVYGPGGYRFTDFTRAGAPLSIFCWITAILLIPRIWPF from the coding sequence TTGGAAGTCGCTCTACTCGCCGGCATCGTTCTCTTCACCACCGCTTCCTTCGCGAAGCAGTGGCTGCCGATCGACGTCACCGCCCTCACCGCCTTGGGGCTGCTGCTGCTGTTCGATCTGGTCACGCCGCAGGAAGCCATCGCCGGCTTCAGCAATCCCGCCGTCATCACCGTGATGATGATGTTCGTGCTCAGCGACAGCCTGGTGCACAGCGGGGTCGTCAACCGCCTCGGCCACCGCATCGCCCACCTTTCCGGGCGCTCCATGTGGAAAGCCGCCGTCCTCCTGTTGCTGTTGACCGGAGCGCTCTCGGCCTTCATCAACAACACCGCCGCCGTCGCCATCCTGATGCCCGTCGGCATCCTGATCGCCAAGCACTACCGCATCAGCCCCTCGAAGATTCTGATGCCGCTGTCCTTCATCTCGATTCTCGGCGGAACCTGCACCCTGATCGGCACCTCGACCAATCTCTTGGTCAGCTCGATGGCGGCCGAAAGCGGCCTCGAGCCCTTCAGCATCTTCGAGTTCGCGTGGGTCGGTGGGCTGCTGTTCGTCGTCGGCGGGGCCTATCTCTTGCTGGTTCCCATGCGTTTCCTGCCGTCGCGCAGCATCCTGTCGAGCCTGACCCGCAAGTACCACATGGGTGCCTTCCTCACCGAGGTCAAGGTGCCCGCCGACTCGCGCCTGATCGGCAAGACCGTGGCCGAAGAGGAGATCAGCGACCGCTTCCAGCTCAACGTGCTGGAGATTCTGCGCGGCGAGCTCAAGATCTCGATGGACCTGCGCAATACCCGCATCGCCGCCGGCGATGTGCTGATCGTCCGCGGCTCGATGGAAGACATCCTGTCGTGTAAGGAGCACTACAGCCTGCTGCTGCTGTCGGACACCAAGCTCGGCGATGAGAGCCTGAGTGACGAGTCCAACATCCTGGTCGAGGTCCAGCTCTCCCCGACCTCGCAGCTGGTGGGCCAGACCCTCAAGCAGATCGACTTCCGCAAGCGCTACGGCTGCTTCGTCCTCGCCCTCAACCGCACCGGCGAGATGATCCATCGCAAGATCGCCTTCATCCCTCTCGAGCACTGGGACACGCTGTTGGTGTTCGGCCCTCGGGCCCGCATCGAGGCCCTCAACGGCCTCGAAGACTTCACTCCCCTGCAGGAGGTCGACGTGCGGCTACGGCTGAGCCGACGGTGGTGGATCAGCGCCGCCATCATCCCGATCGTGGTGCTGCTGGCCGCCACCGGAGTGATGCCCATCTTGAAGGCTTCGATCCTCGGTGTGGTGGCGATGCTGCTGACCCGGACGATTCAGATTCAGCAGGCCTACAAGGCGATCAACTGGACGGTGATCTTCCTGATCGCGGCCGTCTTGCCGATTGGCAAAGCGATGGTCAACACCGGCCTCGATTCTCTGATCGGTGATTCCCTGGCCGCCGTCGGCGGACCCTACGGACCGGTCGCCGTGCTCGCCATGATGGTGGTGTTCACCTCGCTTCTGTCGGAGGTCATCTCCAACAACTCGGCGGCGGTGATGATGGTGCCCATCGCCCTGTCGGTGGCGAGCACCCTCGGGGTCGACCCCAAACCGTTGTTGATGGGGATCACCTTTGCCGCCTCGATGAGCTTCATGACCCCCATCGGCTACCAGACCAACACCATGGTCTACGGCCCTGGCGGTTATCGTTTCACCGACTTCACCCGCGCCGGCGCTCCCTTGAGCATCTTCTGCTGGATCACGGCGATTCTGCTGATCCCGCGCATCTGGCCCTTCTAG
- a CDS encoding ECF-type sigma factor: MNQVAPDPRGEVTQLLGELRRGRDDALERLIGFVYGELRRVAMGLIRRERSGHTLKATEVVHEAYLRLFDRDTLVWDDRRHFFGSAAIAMRRVLIDHARRVTAGKRIPKDELIPIELADDYLVNPFDIEILALDQALDRLAVIDPRQAQIIELRYFAGLTAAEVAELLEISRGTVTREWRVSRLWLRREMRQIEVES, from the coding sequence TTGAACCAGGTAGCTCCAGATCCCCGCGGGGAAGTGACGCAGCTCCTCGGCGAGCTGCGGCGCGGCCGCGACGATGCATTGGAGCGATTGATTGGCTTCGTTTATGGGGAGTTGCGAAGGGTCGCCATGGGCCTGATCCGGCGCGAGCGATCCGGTCACACTCTGAAGGCCACCGAGGTCGTCCACGAGGCTTATCTGCGGCTGTTCGATCGCGACACGCTGGTGTGGGACGACCGGCGTCACTTCTTCGGCTCGGCGGCGATTGCCATGCGCCGGGTGCTGATCGATCACGCCCGCCGGGTGACAGCCGGCAAGCGCATCCCCAAGGACGAGCTGATCCCCATCGAGCTCGCCGACGATTACCTCGTCAATCCGTTCGACATCGAGATCTTGGCCCTCGATCAGGCCCTCGACCGCCTGGCGGTGATCGATCCACGGCAGGCTCAGATCATCGAGCTGCGCTACTTCGCCGGCCTGACCGCCGCCGAGGTCGCCGAATTGCTCGAAATCTCGCGCGGCACCGTCACCCGCGAGTGGCGGGTGTCGCGCCTCTGGTTGCGCCGGGAAATGCGCCAGATCGAGGTGGAATCGTAG
- a CDS encoding tetratricopeptide repeat protein, protein MAPSDYRRVVELVDAALELEPPDRSAFLDRECSDDSELRAEVESLLGEEDALKADFLGIPAVLQAVDVIADEHRLALEASDDAARPALPDHVGPYRVLEELGRGGMGTVYLVEQREPIERRIALKVIHGFEGDQGTRRFAAECRALARLKHPNIAAVYDAGVADDRRAFVAMEWVEGSHITEWCDRHRLSIRARIELFLGVCAGVGHAHQKGLVHRDLKPSNVLVAEIDGQAVAKVIDFGIARSLDEAEASAPNADPERVGDLKVDRSQSLLMGSPAYMSPEAASWDLRSEVDTRTDVYSLGILLYELLVGVPPYEASELGVGALLHRARTIDPPPPSRRWAELDTGRRGPLAERRAVGPRALGRHLQGDLDAMLVKATARDRDARYDSAASLAADLRRYLQHRPVEAREPSLGYNLSRYLRRNVGTVLAVAAVIGVLTAGVVARTQEARRANLEADRARQAQVEAEQVSDFLIGLFELADPDRGEDDPESVDELIARAEGSMGDELADQPQVRARFLQTLGRIAMTRSDLDRAAALYERALALREAELDPGDPEIITCVGSLGVIYRRQGRFDEAEALGLRAIELIESAAERDPARLAATVTWLANLHYRLHRFDEAIAGHRRALEIRRSELADNPGAIGESLNNLGVALRGFGRYGEARPILREAEGFFIEAFGDQHPLVVGCWLNLAGIEEQLGGWEEAERLLRRAASAWQEVHGPTHHRTLLARRALGALWRRGSRADEAIVHLEGLLAEQEAAGEGDAREIGRTLRELGRALLLAEDFAGAERVLGRALELYGQDQFAVRRVQTDLAQVAWKRGDLASAVAAFEPLLAESVRQRGEDHPVSAVMFRRLGTVRIEQGLYDEAEALLDQALKTHETLYDVPTRDVAQDLFQLGRLRLKQGRREEGAEFLRRALEIFEGVLPDDHPELLEARAEAVAAAS, encoded by the coding sequence ATGGCACCGTCCGACTATCGTCGAGTCGTCGAGCTGGTCGACGCGGCCCTCGAGCTCGAGCCGCCGGATCGCTCCGCCTTTCTCGATCGAGAATGCTCCGACGACTCCGAGCTCAGGGCCGAAGTCGAATCGCTGCTCGGCGAGGAAGATGCCCTCAAGGCCGACTTCCTCGGCATTCCGGCGGTGCTCCAGGCGGTTGATGTCATCGCCGATGAGCATCGTCTGGCTCTCGAGGCTTCGGACGACGCGGCTCGGCCCGCGCTGCCGGATCATGTCGGGCCTTATCGGGTCCTCGAAGAGCTCGGTCGAGGGGGCATGGGGACGGTCTATCTCGTCGAGCAGCGGGAGCCGATCGAGCGCCGTATCGCCCTCAAGGTGATCCACGGCTTCGAGGGTGACCAGGGCACTCGGCGATTTGCCGCCGAGTGCCGAGCCCTCGCCCGGTTGAAGCATCCCAATATCGCCGCTGTCTACGATGCCGGGGTGGCGGACGATCGCCGCGCCTTCGTCGCCATGGAGTGGGTCGAGGGCTCTCACATCACCGAATGGTGCGATCGCCATCGGCTGTCGATCCGGGCTCGAATCGAGCTCTTTCTCGGCGTCTGTGCCGGGGTCGGCCACGCTCACCAGAAGGGCCTGGTGCACCGGGATCTGAAGCCGTCCAACGTGTTGGTCGCCGAGATCGATGGCCAGGCGGTGGCCAAGGTGATCGATTTCGGCATCGCCCGTTCCCTCGACGAAGCGGAGGCCTCGGCCCCCAATGCCGACCCCGAACGGGTCGGCGATCTGAAGGTGGACCGCAGCCAGAGCCTGTTGATGGGCTCGCCGGCCTACATGAGCCCCGAGGCCGCGAGTTGGGATCTTCGCTCCGAAGTCGACACCCGAACCGATGTCTACTCTCTCGGGATCCTGCTCTACGAGCTGCTCGTCGGGGTGCCTCCCTACGAGGCCTCGGAGCTCGGCGTCGGGGCCCTGCTACATCGCGCCCGAACCATCGATCCGCCGCCGCCGAGCCGGCGTTGGGCGGAGCTCGACACCGGCCGTCGAGGGCCACTCGCCGAACGCCGCGCAGTCGGCCCTCGAGCCCTCGGACGCCATCTGCAGGGCGATCTCGACGCCATGCTGGTCAAGGCGACGGCGCGGGATCGCGATGCCCGCTACGACTCCGCGGCGAGTCTCGCGGCCGACCTGAGGCGCTACCTGCAACATCGACCGGTGGAGGCTCGGGAACCGTCCCTGGGCTACAACCTGTCGCGCTATCTGCGGCGCAATGTCGGGACGGTGCTGGCGGTGGCGGCGGTGATCGGCGTCTTGACCGCGGGAGTGGTGGCGCGCACTCAGGAAGCGCGCCGCGCCAATCTGGAAGCCGATCGCGCTCGTCAGGCCCAGGTCGAGGCCGAGCAGGTGTCGGACTTCCTGATCGGCCTCTTCGAGCTGGCGGATCCGGATCGTGGCGAGGACGACCCGGAGTCGGTGGACGAGCTGATCGCCCGAGCGGAGGGGTCGATGGGCGACGAGCTGGCGGATCAACCACAGGTCAGAGCTCGCTTCTTGCAGACCCTCGGACGGATCGCGATGACGCGCAGCGACCTCGATCGCGCGGCAGCCCTCTATGAGCGAGCGCTGGCGCTGCGCGAAGCGGAGCTGGATCCGGGCGATCCCGAGATCATCACCTGTGTCGGCTCCTTGGGGGTCATTTATCGCCGCCAGGGGCGCTTCGACGAGGCGGAAGCCCTCGGCTTGCGGGCTATCGAGCTGATCGAGTCCGCCGCCGAGCGGGATCCGGCGCGACTCGCCGCCACCGTCACCTGGCTGGCGAACCTGCACTACCGTCTGCACCGGTTCGACGAGGCCATCGCCGGGCACCGGCGGGCTCTGGAGATCCGGCGCAGCGAGCTGGCCGACAACCCCGGAGCGATCGGAGAGTCGCTCAACAACTTGGGAGTCGCGCTGCGCGGCTTCGGCCGCTATGGCGAGGCGCGACCGATCCTTCGCGAAGCCGAGGGCTTCTTCATCGAGGCTTTTGGAGACCAGCACCCGTTGGTGGTGGGGTGTTGGCTCAATCTGGCAGGGATCGAAGAGCAGTTGGGCGGCTGGGAGGAAGCGGAGCGGCTGCTGCGACGGGCGGCGAGCGCCTGGCAAGAGGTGCACGGCCCGACCCACCATCGCACCCTCTTGGCGCGTCGCGCCCTCGGCGCCCTCTGGCGCCGAGGGTCGCGAGCGGACGAAGCGATCGTTCATCTGGAAGGCCTGCTGGCCGAGCAGGAGGCGGCGGGCGAGGGCGATGCCCGGGAGATCGGCAGGACCCTTCGGGAGTTGGGGAGGGCGCTGTTGCTCGCCGAGGATTTCGCGGGCGCCGAGAGGGTCTTAGGGCGCGCCCTCGAGCTCTACGGACAAGACCAGTTTGCGGTCCGTCGAGTGCAAACCGACCTGGCTCAGGTCGCCTGGAAAAGGGGCGATCTCGCCTCCGCCGTGGCCGCCTTCGAGCCCTTGCTGGCGGAGTCCGTTCGGCAGCGCGGCGAGGATCACCCGGTGAGCGCCGTGATGTTCCGCCGGCTGGGGACGGTCCGGATCGAGCAAGGTCTCTACGATGAGGCCGAAGCGCTGCTGGACCAGGCCCTGAAGACCCACGAAACCCTCTACGATGTTCCAACCCGTGATGTCGCTCAGGATCTCTTCCAGCTCGGCCGTCTGCGCCTGAAGCAGGGGCGGCGCGAGGAAGGGGCCGAGTTTCTGCGGCGGGCTCTCGAGATCTTCGAGGGCGTCCTGCCGGACGACCATCCGGAGCTCTTGGAGGCCAGGGCCGAAGCCGTCGCTGCCGCTTCGTGA
- the udk gene encoding uridine kinase: MSSPCFLVGVAGGSGSGKTTVARAILDAVDEGRIGLLEQDSYYRDVKWGGVEGIRRHNFDHPDALDNELLISHLRALRSGSGVDVPIYDFVEHRRTAETRRVEPLPVVVLEGILIFTEPEIRELLDLKIFVDTDADLRVLRRLKRDLCERGREVEDIMRQYEDSVRPMHLEFVEPSKRWADVIIPEGGANQVALEMVVARVEKALPTR; encoded by the coding sequence ATGAGCTCGCCATGCTTCTTGGTCGGAGTCGCCGGAGGGAGCGGATCCGGCAAGACCACCGTCGCCCGCGCCATTCTCGACGCCGTCGACGAGGGCCGCATCGGGCTTCTCGAGCAGGACAGCTACTACCGCGATGTGAAGTGGGGCGGCGTCGAGGGAATCCGTCGCCACAACTTCGATCACCCGGACGCCCTCGACAACGAACTCTTGATCTCGCACCTCCGGGCGCTGCGCTCCGGCAGTGGGGTGGATGTGCCGATCTACGACTTCGTCGAGCACCGCCGCACCGCCGAGACGCGGCGCGTCGAGCCGCTGCCGGTGGTGGTTTTGGAAGGCATCCTGATCTTCACCGAGCCGGAGATCCGCGAGCTGCTCGACCTCAAGATCTTCGTCGATACGGATGCTGATCTGAGGGTCCTGCGGCGCTTGAAGCGCGACCTCTGCGAGCGCGGTCGCGAGGTCGAGGACATCATGCGCCAGTACGAAGACTCGGTGCGACCGATGCATCTCGAGTTCGTCGAGCCATCGAAGCGCTGGGCGGACGTCATCATTCCCGAAGGTGGGGCGAATCAGGTCGCGCTCGAGATGGTGGTGGCGCGAGTCGAAAAAGCCCTTCCGACCCGCTAG
- the mutM gene encoding bifunctional DNA-formamidopyrimidine glycosylase/DNA-(apurinic or apyrimidinic site) lyase: protein MPELPEVEVLRRSLEPHLVGERIEGVWVGPADLREAVDRRGLKQAVAGRGIERLRRRSKYLLIDLEGGRTLVVHLGMSGQLLVSEGAEGRDKHEHVAFALASGRRLRFVDPRRFGLVFALPTEDLEFDRHFLHLGPEPLDDLWTGDALRDAARGRRGPVKPFLMNANVVVGVGNIYASEALFRAGVHPKRSVARIAPARWDRLVAAVKAVLSEAIGEGGTTFSDFADGEGQSGYFQVSLNVYGREGEPCGRCGQALRRIVQTGRSTFYCVSCQT, encoded by the coding sequence ATGCCTGAGTTACCGGAGGTTGAAGTCCTGCGCCGAAGTCTCGAGCCGCACCTCGTCGGAGAGCGCATCGAAGGGGTCTGGGTGGGACCGGCGGATCTGCGCGAGGCGGTCGACCGGAGAGGATTGAAGCAGGCTGTCGCCGGCCGCGGGATCGAGCGCCTGAGGCGCCGGTCGAAGTACTTGCTGATCGATCTCGAGGGCGGACGAACGCTGGTGGTGCACCTCGGGATGAGCGGCCAGTTGCTGGTTTCGGAAGGCGCCGAGGGCCGCGACAAACACGAGCACGTCGCCTTTGCCCTGGCTTCCGGTCGCCGCCTGCGGTTCGTCGATCCGCGGCGCTTCGGTCTGGTCTTTGCGCTGCCCACCGAGGACCTGGAGTTCGACCGCCATTTTCTCCACCTCGGACCCGAGCCCCTGGACGACCTCTGGACCGGTGATGCGCTGCGCGACGCGGCTCGCGGCCGCCGCGGGCCGGTCAAACCCTTCCTGATGAATGCCAACGTGGTCGTCGGGGTGGGAAACATCTACGCCTCCGAAGCCCTGTTTCGAGCCGGTGTCCATCCCAAGCGCTCGGTGGCGCGGATCGCGCCGGCGCGCTGGGATCGGCTGGTCGCGGCGGTCAAGGCGGTGCTGTCCGAAGCCATCGGTGAGGGCGGCACCACCTTCAGCGATTTCGCCGACGGGGAGGGTCAAAGCGGCTACTTCCAGGTGTCGCTGAACGTCTATGGTCGTGAGGGGGAACCCTGCGGGCGCTGTGGCCAGGCCCTGCGGCGCATCGTCCAAACCGGGCGCAGCACCTTCTACTGTGTCTCCTGTCAGACCTGA